The region ATTTTTGAACTTTATTTTGGAGGGTTACTGTATATTCATCTGGAATTGTACATTTCTATAGGAAACGGAGGTATCACACACGCAGAATCCAGCGTGACGTTCTGAAGACCAAAAAGTCTCTGATTGGAGACAGTATGGGACACACCCCACCTTACACTCATCGACACTCTGGTAAAACTCCCTTAAATAACAAACTGACATCTTTGtcttgagtgtttttttttttgtttttttttggtttgtcaATTAATCTCTTTCACTTTCTTAGCTGACCTGGTGAATCTGCCAGAAGAGCCTatagaagaggaggaggaagaagaagaggaggatgGAGAGGAAGACATGGATGCTGATGATAGAGTGGTGGAGTACAAAGATCGGGGAGACAGGGAACGGGGGCCACGGCTAGGAGAAGGAGGCCTGCGTAGTCGTTTAGGAGGCCCGTCGCCTGCATCTTCAGATTCGGATGAGATGGACTACGATCTGGAACTGAAAATGATCTCAACGCCCTCTCCCAAAAAGAGTATGAAGATGACTATGTATGCTGATGAGGTAGAAACCAACCTTCGCAGTCTTCGGTGAGTCTTCAGTCCACACGGATTTGCATTTCATCTCTTGACCCTCATTCTGAAAAAAATTCGTGATGATCAAGTTTCTTGATGGTAATTGTGCATTTTTGTCCCTTTCACTGCCATAGAAACTCCATACGGACTGAAACAAGCAGCAGTGTTAAGAGTCGCattggtggtggtggtggtggtggtggtgaaggaggtggaggtggaggcTCGTCCAAGTCTACATCAGAAAAAGTGACAGATGTGAGGCAGTTACTGGAGGAGAAGAGGCAGGGACTCTCTCAGCAGAGATCACGCCCCCCAGTGACTACAAGCGGCAAGACGGGTTAGTTATTGACGGAAcataaaaattgtgattttaatgtttAGCGTTCTAATGTGCATTGAAGTTAGAttcttaatataatttttttttttttttttttttttatttaaataccttGCTATCAAGTGCCCCTGGGCCCCAGATTGAAGTTTCCTGGAAGattattaaaaagtcttaaattcagttTGATCAAGTTTAAGgtcatttaaaaagtattaaatatcttaaatggtATAACAAATGTTTTGGAAATGAGATATGACCTAATGTGATGATTAAAGTTTGGAAGGCTAtgattgaattaaataaatgtgagcTCTGCATGTTCACTCAAAATGTGGCACTGTTGCACATTCGACAATAAGAACAGTTCACAATCAATGAATTATGTGCATTTATGCCAATAGATTGCTTATGATTTACTGTTTATGAATTATGACTATTCCAGGTTTATATTGTCATAAAATATTCATACTTACAAACCATCTACAATTTATTTCTATCTCTTTGAATGAGCTGCTGGAAGTAGTCAAgcatatacatttcaaaataagagtccaaaTGTATTTCGGGcttgattataatttaaagtctacattatgcataaaatattttttccttgaTATTATTGGTATTTTGGTTACACAGATTGTCTGGCATTTAATTCAGCATCAAGTCTTGTGGCTTCTCTATGGAAGCccacaattgtgactttataaatcataattttgactttatacctcgcaattgtgagtttatatcgcgcaattctgagaaaaaaattcagaattgtgagtttgtctcacaattctgtgaaaaaaaaaaaaggcaattgtgagagaaagtcgcaataaccttttttactcagtggcggaaacgggcttccatatttCTCTTTGGTCCGACGGAAAgtctaaaaacattatttaatacgTTCTAAATAGATTTTACTGATTTCGTCACAAACTTTCTTTAAAAGCAGTATAATTCTTATGTATTGATATgctgttaaataaaacaatttcagTACATATGCATGTATTGAATAAAGAGATGTATTGATTATTGTTAAGTGCTTGCAGTTATCGTTTTGCATTCGAATATGTGTCCCAgtgtgttttaattaaaataaatttgtcgTAGAATATTTTACTTCAGATTCTATGGGTTTGTTCTGTATGGatacaatattaattttatttgttaaaaaaggtcttaaatttgtttttttgtttttttatcctAATCTACTCTGTATTCATATCTTGCAACAAAAAGAGCAGATGAATTGAAATCCACAGCAGTGCTTAATGAGTTTGACCATTTTGAGcaataaaaggacacattttCTCTCCACAGACGTGAGACAGAGATTAGGCAAAAGACCACACTCTCCGGAGAGACGTCGCTCTGTCTCTCCCGTCATCTCTAGAAAGGCAGTGTCTCGGAGAGAGCCTTTGACAGACGTGCGCAGCCGACTTGGAGTGGCAAAACACGAGAGCCGTAGTCTCTACTCGGAGTCCCCGAAAGACAAGAAAACAGGTATAGTTGGGAGTCGATGCTCTTTTGGTTCtcttcacacttttttttttttttttttctaatactAATAGTAATTGTTGTTTCCAGGAGGCCTGTGGAGCCGCCTCGGCCCGTCTCATAGGGACGATAGAGACGATGACAAGGCTTCTTCCCGAGCGTCTTCCTCAAGAGGAACAAGGCGAGGAGATGACGAAGAATCTGACGGAGTTGATGACAATGAAGAGGATGACACTCAACTGCAGAAGATGTGGGGAGCAATGATCAAGCAGAAGGAGCAGCAGTCCAACAAGATGAAGAAAAGCCGGCTGGACAACTTGCCCTCTCTGCAGATCGAGATCAGTCGGGACAGCAGCAACGGCTCGGACAGTGACTCTTGACTGACTCCTGTAGGAAGTGTGGGAATCGGAGGAATGATGAACGCTGTGGAAGAGAGTTGGAGAACATCTCTAGTAGACTGGGCCAAGAGACCCTGACATGTATACTTTAACATTCCCACACTCCCACTCTTGCCTGTCTACGGACTTTGCAGATGTTTTCTTTAGTCCTCTCTCCAGGAACCAACTTTGAGAGCGCTATTTGGAACAAGAGAGGGCTGAttgagttttttgttttgtcagttCAAAGAAAGGGCAGTGGATGAGTCCCTCTTGTGTTGTTTTTCttcaaaagaaaattatttggTTGTATTTAACAAATTGAGGACCCATTTTTAATTTACCAGGTTGACGAAAACAGTCCTGTGATTTGATGTACTGACTGGAAGCAAAGTGATTGGATGTCTGttagcaatacattttttttttaaatcatgtcaGTGTGGTTGGTTTTTGTTCATGTTGCATTATTAAGACTGTCATATCACTGTGGATTTGATGTGGAGAATCTTAATGGTCtgagttttgtttgtttctctggtgcaagaattatatatatatatatataggaccTCAATGGATCAGTGCTTCATTGTAAACAGTCCTGTGAGAGGGGCACATAATGTAGCAATGTAAAGATAATTTTCTCCCAAGGAATGGTCTACATTCCCTAAATATATGTGGTCAGTGAAACATACAAGAAAAAGCACTGTATGTtgaataaaaatcttttttttttttttttacattggaCTTGGTCTGTAAATTGATATTGTACAGCATGTCAGTGTTCATAAACCTTATACgaaaatctatatttaatgCGCAGatatattactaataatatttcttaaatggaaaaaaaaaaaaaggatgggGCGCAGcaaggacttttattttgaaatctacTGACGCAACAAAACCGGAAGTGTTCGCGATTTGTACTCTAACATCCAGAATAACAGTCGGAGAATCTAGACTTTTAACAATTTTGATTGAATAGAATTATTAACTAATTATTTACCGGTACTCACTTGAATATCGCTTCATTTAGAGGTCGTCTAACGTTACTCTTAAACTGCACAACAGAGAGCCGGGGGTGAGCGAACAGTCGCTAAGCATGTAACATTAACTCAAGTCATAGTCCAGAGCCACGCAACTTGAGCTCGGGCTAATTATCAGACATGTAGTTTAGAGATGCTGTCATCACATCATTGCACTTGCAATGGGCTGCATAGCGTCGATCTGTAGATGTTGACACATCTGGAGCTGTAATTGGCTGAGGGAAGATGCAACAGGTCCCGTACGGATCTGTGGATCGAGACAAGCCTCTCATCCGTATGCCATTCACCCGGTTAGCGGTGATCACAGTGTGTCTGCCTCTGCTCGGCCTCGTCGCCTGTATCGTGCTGGCTCTGCTCTACCACTACAATGGTGCGACCTACACACACTGCCAGGTGAGAACCACACCGTTACTGCTAGACTCACATCCCCTCTGGAAATAATAGTGTCCCATTGTAACAATATTCCCCCtaaaacctgtgtgtgtgtgtgtgtatatatatatatatgtacacacacacatatgggtacaatcattttagacacttccaaaacggatggaaatacaatttttaaatacatgaattatgtttccatctttgttgccacagttttgggagtgcctttttctgttctaaagaaggtgGAGTCCCAATACTTTTGCCTATGtggtgtatgtacaagtcagtggtgtttggtaaagagtttttggctcaaggtctgcatttaaagtcacaccagaagTGTTCAActgggattaggacttggctttctgcagaccagtcaagttcttccacactgactcaatcagtcatttctttttgaacctttgtcatgttagaatagataagggtcctgtccaaactgttgctataaaattagaagcaattccctagaatatcattatatgcttaaacattaatatttgtactcatggaaatgactaaagtagtcaaacctgtttaTTAGAGGGGGGTTCAAATTAGTTTGTAATTTGTTAATCCATGTATTATGTGTACATGTGTTATTTTGTCAACACCGT is a window of Onychostoma macrolepis isolate SWU-2019 chromosome 21, ASM1243209v1, whole genome shotgun sequence DNA encoding:
- the ncbp3 gene encoding nuclear cap-binding protein subunit 3 translates to MAAVRSLRVSVKSESASDRSESDSESDSDRDAREAEPMEVEEGELQLESIPVRRSLKELLPDTSRRYENKAGTFITGIDVTSKEAIEKKEKRARRFHFRAEENLAQRNVVLDRDTMKKAIPKVRLEALHMGGVDDMSTQDIFGYFKEYPPAHIEWIDDTSCNVVWLDDITSTRALINLSRMPDKKEVTNTDSSKPSELSDQPQKARRNRGSDDDDDDDEEEEVEEEEGEVDDDDVVVKADKSRSSDGSEGKASDIEEETEKKPQETAETSLLSQAERESLLQNDLRPTVKPFKDNKLFLRFATHDDKKELGAARRSRYYMKYGNPNYGGMKGILSNSWKRRYHTRRIQRDVLKTKKSLIGDSMGHTPPYTHRHSADLVNLPEEPIEEEEEEEEEDGEEDMDADDRVVEYKDRGDRERGPRLGEGGLRSRLGGPSPASSDSDEMDYDLELKMISTPSPKKSMKMTMYADEVETNLRSLRNSIRTETSSSVKSRIGGGGGGGGEGGGGGGSSKSTSEKVTDVRQLLEEKRQGLSQQRSRPPVTTSGKTDVRQRLGKRPHSPERRRSVSPVISRKAVSRREPLTDVRSRLGVAKHESRSLYSESPKDKKTGGLWSRLGPSHRDDRDDDKASSRASSSRGTRRGDDEESDGVDDNEEDDTQLQKMWGAMIKQKEQQSNKMKKSRLDNLPSLQIEISRDSSNGSDSDS